From Scleropages formosus chromosome 1, fSclFor1.1, whole genome shotgun sequence, a single genomic window includes:
- the LOC108922253 gene encoding zinc transporter ZIP10-like isoform X2 has translation MKVHMHTRFCLLCGVVFLFPQDNHCHEQGHLGHGGHTYEHSDTQQSEVPDPSISPVPPDQDLTLSKQRFYIQQLFRRYGQQDRLDFSGFQSLLLSLGLGQVRVVGRDHEHVDRGLVAHVGKPEVREHHNSHSSFHSVEQQQQQPHSSSKPELLREQERSLDTAEGSAGCIHRTTGLRKASNSSAQEDHKRSESHRRKLHPHNHKRHPKHQHVQHKGNSTLIRGFPQEQSYVTGESHHPQVTQPLDSRTTRPKKPSKSKGLSDKSRIRATAPPGLPVFAAVLRGTDGTGKFPPPNSHIHTRPFTTEHREPQHGVEGIQNHSGQETDRKYNSDTSQSDIHLHLRKREAPGTLTDHLSTALVSRSHRVAHQHEASQGEHDHSHFDSKKGEVDLISTFPAVWKGLTALAGIYLLFIIEHCISMFKHYKNTRGTACRKRRKGEEAKIGRKLSDHKLNRRSDAEWLHLKPLTEDSVSVLAAKGAENFVLSCSNEHDDTQLTELQDSDNCSQHQGDQSLVKENGRNAKARKHSHSHGHSHHTHCHSDQDMKDAGIASIAWMVIMGDGMHNFSDGLAIGAAFSANVTGGISTSVAVFCHELPHELGDFAVLLKAGMSVKQAIIYNVLSALMAYVGVLIGTTVGQYTHNVTSWIFAVTAGMFLYVALVDMLPEMLHGDSEEHKRCQLSHFLLQNVGMLSGFTIMLLIALFEDHIVLDFGI, from the exons ATGAAAGTCCACATGCACACCAGGTTCTGCCTTCTCTGCGGTGTAGTGTTTCTCTTCCCCCAGGACAATCACTGCCATGAACAGGGGCACCTTGGCCATGGGGGCCACACTTATGAGCACAGTGACACGCAGCAGTCTGAGGTCCCAGATCCCAGCATAAGCCCAGTTCCACCAGACCAAGACCTGACCTTAAGTAAACAGAGATTCTATATCCAGCAACTCTTCCGTCGCTACGGCCAGCAAGACCGCCTGGACTTCAGCGGTTTCCAAAGCCTATTGCTGAGCCTGGGGCTGGGGCAAGTGAGAGTGGTGGGTCGAGACCACGAGCACGTGGACCGTGGCCTTGTGGCCCATGTGGGCAAGCCAGAGGTGAGGGAGCACCACAATTCCCACTCTTCGTTTCATTccgtggagcagcagcagcagcagccccatTCCAGCTCAAAGCCCGAGCTGCTCCGAGAGCAGGAGCGCAGCCTGGACACTGCTGAAGGGTCTGCTGGATGCATTCACAGGACCACAGGGCTGAGGAAAGCCTCGAACAGCAGTGCGCAGGAGGACCACAAACGCAGTGAAAGCCACAGAAGGAAACTGCATCCTCACAACCATAAGCGTCATCCCAAACACCAGCATGTCCAGCACAAGGGCAACAGCACGCTGATTCGTGGATTTCCCCAAGAGCAATCATACGTCACAGGTGAGAGCCACCACCCCCAGGTCACGCAGCCACTGGACTCGAGGACTACAAGGCCCAAGAAGCCCTCCAAGAGCAAAGGTCTGTCCGACAAAAGCAGAATCAGAGCTACAGCACCTCCTGGACTTCCTGTGTTTGCTGCGGTGCTTCGGGGCACCGATGGAACAGGAAAATTCCCTCCGCCAAATAGCCACATCCACACACGGCCCTTTACTACCGAGCATCGTGAGCCTCAACATGGAGTGGAAGGTATACAGAATCACAGCGGTCAGGAAAcggacagaaaatacaattctgATACGAGTCAGTCCGACATACATTTGCACCTGAGGAAGAGAGAGGCTCCCGGCACTCTGACAGACCACCTGTCCACTGCCCTGGTCAGCCGCTCTCACAGAGTAGCACACCAACATGAAGCG TCCCAAGGTGAACATGACCACAGCCACTTCGACTCAAAGAAGGGTGAAGTAGACTTGATTAGCACATTTCCTGCTGTGTGGAAGGGTTTGACTGCTTTAGCAGGCATCTACCTGCTCTTCATTATTGAACACTGCATCAGCATgttcaaacactacaagaacACGAGG GGTACGGCATGCAGGAAACGGAGGAAAGGTGAAGAAGCAAAGATAGGAAGGAAGCTGTCGGACCACAAACTGAACCGTCGCTCAGATGCCGAATGGCTACACCTTAAGCCACTGACAGAAGATAGCGTCTCTGTGCTCGCTGCAAAAG GAGCAGAGAACTTTGTGCTGTCATGCAGCAACGAGCATGACGATACTCAGCTGACAGAACTGCAGGACTCGGACAACTGCAGCCAACACCAGGGGGACCAAAGCTTAGTAAAGGAGAACGGCAGGAATGCAAAGGCAAGGAAGCACAGCCATTCGCATGGCCActcccaccacacacactgccatTCTGACCAAGACATGAAGGATGCTGGGATTGCCAGTATTGCCTGGATGGTCATCATGGGTGATGGCATGCACAACTTCAGCGATGGCTTGGCTATAG GTGCAGCTTTTAGTGCTAATGTAACAGGTGGAATCAGCACCTCTGTGGCTGTGTTCTGCCATGAACTGCCTCATGAGCTGG GTGACTTCGCAGTGCTACTGAAAGCAGGCATGTCGGTGAAGCAGGCCATTATTTACAACGTCCTGTCGGCCCTGATGGCCTATGTTGGCGTGCTTATTGGCACTACGGTGGGTCAGTACACTCACAATGTTACCAGCTGGATCTTTGCTGTCACTGCCGGGATGTTCCTCTACGTAGCTCTAGTGGATATG CTGCCAGAGATGCTCCATGGGGACAGTGAAGAGCACAAACGCTGTCAGCTGAGCCACTTCTTGCTTCAGAACGTGGGCATGTTGAGTGGCTTCACCATCATGCTGCTGATAGCTCTCTTTGAGGACCACATCGTGCTGGACTTTGGGATCTAA
- the micu2 gene encoding calcium uptake protein 2, mitochondrial isoform X1, which yields MAYWARVCARLGMGLARFPALRSACAARYYAGVLGSLAVGGLFLSRHRGSGTRFGPCAVHAAQDEEEEEEEKKKKKAVKESAFSVQSARRLRFAQFCSVEYEEEPYMTPRDFLFSVTLENVDRKLRKKVLSKQDVDKMLSAATAAKAGPTLFRTLGDSGLISYTEYLFLLTILTKPHTGFHIAFKMLDVDGNEHVDKKEFLKLKNIIGKRSDKFPGEDMEKPVNDDDDDDVTTTLQAHFFSKTGRCKLQYRDFCRFMEDLQAEVQEMEFLQFSKGMDTMRREDFAEWLLHYTNEEDNDIYLENMKKRIPAGQSITFDEFKSFCLFTNNLEDFALSVKMISEANRPIGMAEFRRAVKIATGNDLSESVLDTVFKIFDLDGDNCLSHKEFIQVMKDRIHRGLKVHPEHGIPGYWRCVKRETLKGAQEALKKTGSPF from the exons ATGGCGTACTGGGCGAGGGTGTGCGCGCGCCTCGGCATGGGTCTCGCTCGTTTTCCCGCTCTGAGAAGCGCGTGCGCGGCCCGCTACTACGCTGGAGTGCTCGGCTCCCTGGCTGTCGGGGGACTCTTCCTCTCGCGTCACCGCGGCTCGGGGACGCGCTTCGGACCCTGCGCCGTTCACGCCGCgcaggacgaggaggaggaggaggaggagaagaagaagaagaag GCTGTAAAGGAAAGCGCCTTCTCCGTCCAGTCTGCTCGACGGCTGCGTTTCGCTCAGTTCTGCTCCGTCGAGTACGAGGAGGAGCCCTACATGACGCCGAGGGATTTCCTCTTCTCCGTTACGCTGGAGAATGTCGATC gCAAGCTGAGAAAGAAGGTTCTTTCCAAGCAG GATGTGGATAAAATGCTGAGTGCTGCTACAGCAGCGAAGGCAGGCCCCACTCTTTTCCGCACGTTAGGGGATAGTG GTTTGATTTCCTACACAGAATATTTGTTCCTGCTGACAATTCTCACAA AACCACACACAGGATTTCATATTGCTTTCAAAATGCTTGATGTTGATGGTAATGAACATGTGGACAAAAAGGAATTTCTGAAG TTGAAGAACATAATTGGGAAAAGATCAGACAAATTTCCAGGAGAAGATATGGAG AAACcagtaaatgatgatgatgatgatgatgtgactaCAACATTACAAGCACATTTCTTCTCCAAGACAGGAAGGTGCAAACTTCAGTACAGAGACTTTTGCAG ATTTATGGAAGACCTCCAAGCTGAAGTGCAGGAAatggagtttctgcagttctccaAAGGAATGGACACCATGAGGAGGGAGGATTTTGCAGAGTGGCTTTTACACTACACTAATGAGGAGGACAATGACATCTATTTGGAGAACATGAAGAAGAGAATTCCAGCAGGCCAG AGTATTACTTTTGACGAGTTTAAGTCCTTTTGCCTCTTCACAAATAATCTAGAAGATTTTGCCTTATCTGTGAAAATGATCAGTGAAGCCAATCGTCCCATAGGAATGG CTGAGTTCAGAAGAGCGGTAAAAATTGCAACAGGAAATGATCTGTCTGAGAGCGTGCTGGATACCGTTTTCAAGATATTTGATCTGGACGGTGACAACTGCCTCAGTCATAAAGAGTTCATTCAAGTAATGAAGGACAGAATTCATCGTGGCTTGAAG GTTCACCCTGAGCATGGAATTCCTGGCTATTGGAGATGTGTGAAAAGAGAAACCTTGAAAGGTGCTCAGGAGGCTTTGAAAAAGACGGGGAGCCCCTTTTAA
- the micu2 gene encoding calcium uptake protein 2, mitochondrial isoform X2 has protein sequence MAYWARVCARLGMGLARFPALRSACAARYYAGVLGSLAVGGLFLSRHRGSGTRFGPCAVHAAQDEEEEEEEKKKKKAVKESAFSVQSARRLRFAQFCSVEYEEEPYMTPRDFLFSVTLENVDRKLRKKVLSKQDVDKMLSAATAAKAGPTLFRTLGDSGLISYTEYLFLLTILTKPHTGFHIAFKMLDVDGNEHVDKKEFLKLKNIIGKRSDKFPGEDMEKPVNDDDDDDVTTTLQAHFFSKTGRCKLQYRDFCRFMEDLQAEVQEMEFLQFSKGMDTMRREDFAEWLLHYTNEEDNDIYLENMKKRIPAGQLSSEER, from the exons ATGGCGTACTGGGCGAGGGTGTGCGCGCGCCTCGGCATGGGTCTCGCTCGTTTTCCCGCTCTGAGAAGCGCGTGCGCGGCCCGCTACTACGCTGGAGTGCTCGGCTCCCTGGCTGTCGGGGGACTCTTCCTCTCGCGTCACCGCGGCTCGGGGACGCGCTTCGGACCCTGCGCCGTTCACGCCGCgcaggacgaggaggaggaggaggaggagaagaagaagaagaag GCTGTAAAGGAAAGCGCCTTCTCCGTCCAGTCTGCTCGACGGCTGCGTTTCGCTCAGTTCTGCTCCGTCGAGTACGAGGAGGAGCCCTACATGACGCCGAGGGATTTCCTCTTCTCCGTTACGCTGGAGAATGTCGATC gCAAGCTGAGAAAGAAGGTTCTTTCCAAGCAG GATGTGGATAAAATGCTGAGTGCTGCTACAGCAGCGAAGGCAGGCCCCACTCTTTTCCGCACGTTAGGGGATAGTG GTTTGATTTCCTACACAGAATATTTGTTCCTGCTGACAATTCTCACAA AACCACACACAGGATTTCATATTGCTTTCAAAATGCTTGATGTTGATGGTAATGAACATGTGGACAAAAAGGAATTTCTGAAG TTGAAGAACATAATTGGGAAAAGATCAGACAAATTTCCAGGAGAAGATATGGAG AAACcagtaaatgatgatgatgatgatgatgtgactaCAACATTACAAGCACATTTCTTCTCCAAGACAGGAAGGTGCAAACTTCAGTACAGAGACTTTTGCAG ATTTATGGAAGACCTCCAAGCTGAAGTGCAGGAAatggagtttctgcagttctccaAAGGAATGGACACCATGAGGAGGGAGGATTTTGCAGAGTGGCTTTTACACTACACTAATGAGGAGGACAATGACATCTATTTGGAGAACATGAAGAAGAGAATTCCAGCAGGCCAG CTGAGTTCAGAAGAGCGGTAA
- the LOC108922253 gene encoding zinc transporter ZIP10-like isoform X1: MKVHMHTRFCLLCGVVFLFPQDNHCHEQGHLGHGGHTYEHSDTQQSEVPDPSISPVPPDQDLTLSKQRFYIQQLFRRYGQQDRLDFSGFQSLLLSLGLGQVRVVGRDHEHVDRGLVAHVGKPEVREHHNSHSSFHSVEQQQQQPHSSSKPELLREQERSLDTAEGSAGCIHRTTGLRKASNSSAQEDHKRSESHRRKLHPHNHKRHPKHQHVQHKGNSTLIRGFPQEQSYVTGESHHPQVTQPLDSRTTRPKKPSKSKGLSDKSRIRATAPPGLPVFAAVLRGTDGTGKFPPPNSHIHTRPFTTEHREPQHGVEGIQNHSGQETDRKYNSDTSQSDIHLHLRKREAPGTLTDHLSTALVSRSHRVAHQHEACVNLTELLRYYGLSPHSLISPTQFSYLCPALLYQIDSRVCVALAHPEQSLLEPVNSAWIWVWGFVSVTIISLLSLLGVMLVPFINQSCFKFLLTFLVALAVGTLSGDALLHLLPHSQGEHDHSHFDSKKGEVDLISTFPAVWKGLTALAGIYLLFIIEHCISMFKHYKNTRGTACRKRRKGEEAKIGRKLSDHKLNRRSDAEWLHLKPLTEDSVSVLAAKGAENFVLSCSNEHDDTQLTELQDSDNCSQHQGDQSLVKENGRNAKARKHSHSHGHSHHTHCHSDQDMKDAGIASIAWMVIMGDGMHNFSDGLAIGAAFSANVTGGISTSVAVFCHELPHELGDFAVLLKAGMSVKQAIIYNVLSALMAYVGVLIGTTVGQYTHNVTSWIFAVTAGMFLYVALVDMLPEMLHGDSEEHKRCQLSHFLLQNVGMLSGFTIMLLIALFEDHIVLDFGI, translated from the exons ATGAAAGTCCACATGCACACCAGGTTCTGCCTTCTCTGCGGTGTAGTGTTTCTCTTCCCCCAGGACAATCACTGCCATGAACAGGGGCACCTTGGCCATGGGGGCCACACTTATGAGCACAGTGACACGCAGCAGTCTGAGGTCCCAGATCCCAGCATAAGCCCAGTTCCACCAGACCAAGACCTGACCTTAAGTAAACAGAGATTCTATATCCAGCAACTCTTCCGTCGCTACGGCCAGCAAGACCGCCTGGACTTCAGCGGTTTCCAAAGCCTATTGCTGAGCCTGGGGCTGGGGCAAGTGAGAGTGGTGGGTCGAGACCACGAGCACGTGGACCGTGGCCTTGTGGCCCATGTGGGCAAGCCAGAGGTGAGGGAGCACCACAATTCCCACTCTTCGTTTCATTccgtggagcagcagcagcagcagccccatTCCAGCTCAAAGCCCGAGCTGCTCCGAGAGCAGGAGCGCAGCCTGGACACTGCTGAAGGGTCTGCTGGATGCATTCACAGGACCACAGGGCTGAGGAAAGCCTCGAACAGCAGTGCGCAGGAGGACCACAAACGCAGTGAAAGCCACAGAAGGAAACTGCATCCTCACAACCATAAGCGTCATCCCAAACACCAGCATGTCCAGCACAAGGGCAACAGCACGCTGATTCGTGGATTTCCCCAAGAGCAATCATACGTCACAGGTGAGAGCCACCACCCCCAGGTCACGCAGCCACTGGACTCGAGGACTACAAGGCCCAAGAAGCCCTCCAAGAGCAAAGGTCTGTCCGACAAAAGCAGAATCAGAGCTACAGCACCTCCTGGACTTCCTGTGTTTGCTGCGGTGCTTCGGGGCACCGATGGAACAGGAAAATTCCCTCCGCCAAATAGCCACATCCACACACGGCCCTTTACTACCGAGCATCGTGAGCCTCAACATGGAGTGGAAGGTATACAGAATCACAGCGGTCAGGAAAcggacagaaaatacaattctgATACGAGTCAGTCCGACATACATTTGCACCTGAGGAAGAGAGAGGCTCCCGGCACTCTGACAGACCACCTGTCCACTGCCCTGGTCAGCCGCTCTCACAGAGTAGCACACCAACATGAAGCG TGTGTGAACCTGACTGAGCTGCTGCGCTACTATGGTTTAAGCCCCCACTCACTCATCTCCCCCACTCAGTTCAGCTACCTGTGCCCCGCCCTTCTCTACCAGATTGACAGCCGCGTGTGTGTCGCTCTTGCTCACCCTGAGCAGTCACTGCTGGAGCCAGTAAACTCGG caTGGATCTGGGTGTGGGGCTTTGTTTCTGTCACCATCATCAGCCTGCTCTCCTTGTTGGGTGTTATGTTGGTGCCCTTCATCAACCAGTCCTGCTTCAAGTTCCTGCTCACATTCCTGGTGGCACTGGCTGTAGGGACCCTGAGCGGTGATGCGTTGCTCCACCTACTGCCTCAT TCCCAAGGTGAACATGACCACAGCCACTTCGACTCAAAGAAGGGTGAAGTAGACTTGATTAGCACATTTCCTGCTGTGTGGAAGGGTTTGACTGCTTTAGCAGGCATCTACCTGCTCTTCATTATTGAACACTGCATCAGCATgttcaaacactacaagaacACGAGG GGTACGGCATGCAGGAAACGGAGGAAAGGTGAAGAAGCAAAGATAGGAAGGAAGCTGTCGGACCACAAACTGAACCGTCGCTCAGATGCCGAATGGCTACACCTTAAGCCACTGACAGAAGATAGCGTCTCTGTGCTCGCTGCAAAAG GAGCAGAGAACTTTGTGCTGTCATGCAGCAACGAGCATGACGATACTCAGCTGACAGAACTGCAGGACTCGGACAACTGCAGCCAACACCAGGGGGACCAAAGCTTAGTAAAGGAGAACGGCAGGAATGCAAAGGCAAGGAAGCACAGCCATTCGCATGGCCActcccaccacacacactgccatTCTGACCAAGACATGAAGGATGCTGGGATTGCCAGTATTGCCTGGATGGTCATCATGGGTGATGGCATGCACAACTTCAGCGATGGCTTGGCTATAG GTGCAGCTTTTAGTGCTAATGTAACAGGTGGAATCAGCACCTCTGTGGCTGTGTTCTGCCATGAACTGCCTCATGAGCTGG GTGACTTCGCAGTGCTACTGAAAGCAGGCATGTCGGTGAAGCAGGCCATTATTTACAACGTCCTGTCGGCCCTGATGGCCTATGTTGGCGTGCTTATTGGCACTACGGTGGGTCAGTACACTCACAATGTTACCAGCTGGATCTTTGCTGTCACTGCCGGGATGTTCCTCTACGTAGCTCTAGTGGATATG CTGCCAGAGATGCTCCATGGGGACAGTGAAGAGCACAAACGCTGTCAGCTGAGCCACTTCTTGCTTCAGAACGTGGGCATGTTGAGTGGCTTCACCATCATGCTGCTGATAGCTCTCTTTGAGGACCACATCGTGCTGGACTTTGGGATCTAA